A part of Hydrogenobacter sp. T-8 genomic DNA contains:
- a CDS encoding methyl-accepting chemotaxis protein, producing the protein MEKVESMERLLGQMEKIRELSDNLTRIAKQTNLLALNAVIEAARVGEMGKGFSVVAAEFRKLAEISNKIAGEMKAVVRELENEVLDMKKEG; encoded by the coding sequence ATGGAAAAGGTAGAATCCATGGAAAGACTCTTGGGGCAGATGGAGAAGATAAGGGAGCTTTCTGACAACCTCACACGCATTGCAAAACAGACCAATCTTCTCGCACTTAATGCGGTTATTGAAGCGGCAAGGGTAGGAGAGATGGGTAAGGGCTTTTCCGTTGTTGCTGCCGAGTTCAGAAAGCTTGCGGAAATCTCCAATAAGATAGCTGGAGAAATGAAGGCTGTGGTAAGGGAATTAGAAAATGAGGTGTTGGACATGAAGAAGGAGGGTTAA
- a CDS encoding methyl-accepting chemotaxis protein, protein MFWKKEKEEEELRAELERLKRIKALYELALNNISEGVRIELDGEILFERRPEGEEVKISENVSIFRKVEKVEESEEIPPPNLMEIFKPILERAKYIRENFEESLKEFEDVYRTLINGLELIGYMFKKLEEETQDMHNMKKLTDELREKSKYIENITRIIEGISEQTNLLALNASIEAARAGEQGRGFAVVADEVRRLAQKSMESAKDISRNLKEIRDGIRNIAEKIEVGLEDIKSLKDTSDDTRTILEIIEDRLKAVKEIYEELMGKMKEYMEELEKNIEEVSYGKGRIHGKTLGADGEDKGAF, encoded by the coding sequence ATGTTTTGGAAAAAAGAAAAGGAAGAAGAAGAGTTGAGGGCTGAACTGGAGAGGCTCAAAAGAATAAAAGCCCTCTATGAGCTTGCACTCAACAATATCTCTGAAGGTGTAAGGATAGAGCTTGATGGGGAGATTCTTTTTGAAAGAAGACCAGAGGGTGAGGAAGTAAAAATCTCTGAGAATGTTAGCATATTTAGAAAAGTAGAAAAGGTGGAGGAATCAGAAGAAATTCCACCGCCAAACCTCATGGAAATATTTAAGCCTATTCTTGAAAGAGCTAAATATATAAGGGAAAACTTTGAGGAAAGTCTCAAAGAGTTTGAGGATGTTTATAGAACCCTTATAAATGGGCTTGAGCTTATAGGATATATGTTCAAAAAACTGGAAGAAGAAACTCAGGACATGCATAACATGAAAAAGCTGACAGACGAGCTCAGGGAAAAATCCAAATACATAGAAAACATAACGAGGATAATAGAGGGTATATCAGAACAGACCAATCTCCTTGCCCTCAATGCATCAATAGAGGCGGCAAGAGCTGGAGAGCAAGGAAGAGGCTTTGCGGTAGTTGCGGATGAAGTTCGTAGGCTAGCCCAGAAATCCATGGAATCTGCAAAAGACATAAGTAGAAACCTTAAGGAAATAAGAGATGGAATAAGGAACATAGCGGAAAAGATAGAGGTTGGTCTTGAGGATATAAAGTCCCTCAAGGATACCTCAGACGATACTCGGACCATATTGGAAATAATAGAGGACAGGCTTAAGGCTGTAAAGGAAATCTATGAGGAACTTATGGGAAAAATGAAGGAATATATGGAAGAGCTTGAAAAAAACATTGAGGAGGTAAGTTATGGAAAAGGTAGAATCCATGGAAAGACTCTTGGGGCAGATGGAGAAGATAAGGGAGCTTTCTGA
- the cheY gene encoding chemotaxis response regulator CheY yields MPPKEAKFLVVDDMSTMRKIIRTILNQLGYTNVEEAENGKEALSKLRSGGFDFVLLDWNMPEMDGLETLKQIRADDKLKGIPVIMVTAEAKKENVLAAIQAGANNYVVKPFTPETLKEKIEKVWTAIKGG; encoded by the coding sequence ATGCCACCGAAGGAGGCTAAGTTTCTTGTGGTTGACGACATGAGCACTATGAGAAAGATAATAAGGACAATACTTAACCAGCTTGGTTATACAAACGTGGAGGAGGCAGAGAACGGAAAAGAAGCTCTATCAAAGTTACGAAGTGGAGGCTTTGACTTTGTGCTTCTTGACTGGAATATGCCGGAGATGGATGGTCTTGAGACTTTAAAGCAGATAAGGGCGGACGATAAACTTAAAGGAATACCCGTAATAATGGTTACCGCAGAGGCAAAAAAGGAGAACGTGCTTGCAGCAATTCAAGCTGGAGCAAACAACTATGTGGTCAAACCCTTTACACCAGAGACCTTGAAGGAAAAGATAGAGAAGGTTTGGACTGCTATCAAAGGAGGGTAG
- a CDS encoding protein phosphatase CheZ, translating into MAMEDVKQLVRELLEEVKSLEAKLDEVVKPLEETSSTIPMASGSLEDVIKFTEQSVHQIMGIINDLMKELEKVQEDVDFLLSLNPVSSIRSRLESIKERSKKLSELLLQVITLMSFQDLASQQIKRVIEVLDNIKKTILKIVLSSIEASSLSIEQKEKIVGKATEMLTGDRIFQEDVDKLLEELGL; encoded by the coding sequence ATGGCTATGGAAGATGTAAAACAGCTTGTTAGGGAGTTACTGGAGGAGGTAAAGAGCCTTGAGGCAAAGCTGGATGAGGTGGTAAAGCCACTCGAGGAAACGTCAAGCACCATTCCTATGGCAAGCGGTAGCTTGGAGGATGTAATAAAATTCACAGAGCAGAGCGTCCATCAAATAATGGGAATTATAAATGACCTTATGAAAGAGTTGGAAAAGGTTCAGGAGGATGTGGACTTTCTTCTGAGCCTGAACCCAGTAAGCAGTATAAGGTCAAGGCTTGAAAGCATAAAGGAAAGGTCAAAGAAACTCTCTGAACTACTCCTTCAGGTGATAACCCTGATGTCCTTCCAAGACCTTGCCAGCCAGCAGATAAAAAGAGTGATAGAAGTTCTGGATAATATAAAGAAAACCATACTGAAAATTGTTCTATCTTCCATAGAGGCATCTTCTCTTTCCATTGAACAGAAGGAGAAAATTGTAGGTAAGGCTACAGAAATGCTCACCGGTGATAGGATATTTCAAGAAGATGTGGATAAACTTCTTGAAGAACTTGGACTTTAG
- the fliN gene encoding flagellar motor switch protein FliN translates to MEEEKQENLADMWASALKEQEEASKGSQQEQVEEKESEVSDKLKRFLDIPLQVEVVVGSTTLTLGELLHLAPGSVVELEQNVETPVDIKVNGKLIAKGEIVIVEDRFGVRIIDIIAREERIKKVV, encoded by the coding sequence ATGGAAGAGGAAAAGCAAGAAAACCTTGCGGATATGTGGGCATCCGCTCTGAAAGAGCAAGAAGAAGCCTCAAAGGGTTCTCAGCAAGAACAAGTGGAAGAGAAAGAAAGTGAGGTGTCAGACAAGCTCAAAAGGTTTCTGGACATTCCTCTTCAGGTTGAAGTGGTGGTGGGTTCTACTACATTGACCCTCGGTGAGCTACTTCATCTTGCCCCCGGCTCTGTGGTGGAGCTGGAGCAAAACGTGGAAACACCTGTGGACATAAAGGTAAACGGGAAGCTGATAGCAAAGGGAGAAATAGTCATAGTAGAGGACAGGTTCGGAGTTAGGATCATTGACATAATAGCAAGGGAAGAGAGAATAAAGAAGGTTGTATAA
- the fliM gene encoding flagellar motor switch protein FliM — MADELLSQEEINLLLKTLGKEEEKRAEVEEERVRPLDLSLFEHISAGRIPGLELIFERWINGLRRGLASLVVTIPSIFKESLSIVRFGEFTAKLPVPCAIGLFNIEPLRGTCLLAIDPKLIYIVVSSVFGGSAKPYKIEGRDFTRIETKLIQRFLNICYQELEIAWGTVMDVKINPVGIETNPALLTVYRAKEKLILLKLTIVIEGSEGNVQLAIPESAIAPYKDVLKGSPEMKNKDFEEKILKSFQRIPLRLEVVLGKTTMNFSDVLELKEGDIIYLDKPLRESLEVRVQDRPKLLAFLGQLGGKKAIKVYKHVEKED, encoded by the coding sequence ATGGCGGACGAACTTCTGAGCCAAGAAGAGATTAACCTGCTACTTAAGACGCTTGGCAAGGAGGAGGAGAAAAGGGCTGAGGTAGAAGAGGAAAGGGTAAGACCCCTTGACCTTTCACTGTTTGAACATATATCCGCAGGGAGAATTCCGGGTCTTGAGCTTATATTTGAAAGATGGATAAATGGGCTCAGAAGGGGGCTTGCCTCACTTGTGGTTACAATTCCAAGTATATTCAAGGAAAGCCTTAGCATCGTCAGGTTTGGAGAGTTTACCGCAAAACTACCTGTGCCTTGTGCCATAGGTTTGTTTAATATTGAACCCCTGAGAGGAACATGTCTTCTGGCAATAGACCCTAAGCTCATATATATAGTGGTTAGTAGCGTATTTGGTGGTAGCGCAAAGCCCTATAAAATAGAAGGAAGGGACTTCACCCGTATAGAAACAAAGCTCATTCAAAGATTTTTGAATATCTGTTATCAAGAATTAGAAATAGCATGGGGAACTGTCATGGATGTAAAGATAAACCCTGTTGGAATAGAAACAAATCCTGCTCTCCTGACAGTTTATCGTGCAAAGGAAAAACTCATACTTCTAAAGCTGACGATTGTTATAGAAGGTAGTGAAGGAAACGTTCAATTGGCAATTCCAGAAAGTGCTATAGCACCTTACAAGGACGTGTTAAAGGGATCGCCGGAAATGAAAAACAAGGACTTTGAGGAGAAAATACTTAAGAGTTTTCAAAGGATACCATTAAGGCTTGAAGTAGTTCTTGGAAAAACAACTATGAATTTTAGCGATGTATTGGAACTTAAAGAAGGAGATATTATATATCTTGACAAACCCCTTAGAGAATCTCTGGAAGTCAGGGTTCAGGACAGACCAAAACTTCTGGCTTTCCTTGGTCAGCTTGGTGGCAAAAAGGCTATAAAAGTATACAAACACGTGGAAAAGGAGGATTGA
- the fliF gene encoding flagellar basal-body MS-ring/collar protein FliF — protein MADIREALNNLKERFLALSTTQKIALVAVPLLALGVLLAVALLATKPNYTVLYSGLSQEDMSAVMSELDKDGVNYKIGQDGKSILVPEPQVRDIRLKLAAKGIPSKGIVGYEIFDKTGIGVSDFQNQVNFKRAVEGELARTILRMSGIEDVRVSIGMPQKSIFLREEEEPTASVFVKLKPGYELTPEQVKAIRNLVSASVPRLKPKNVVVVDDKGRDLTAMLEETEGTVHDKELKLKAEFERRLEREVQRALEEAIGFGSVKVKVSADLDFTKREQKEEIYDPDMTAVVSQQKKKERTTTGGGAGVPGAQANIPPGAGVVVGAGQVLTEKSETITNYEVSKKEVYSVDPMIKVKRLSVGVIVDANIKNLDLEKVKRIVSASAGINPQRGDVLTVEAIPFQKPPFEKPTPDYEKYVKLGLLVFLVLTASIIALLVLRRLLRRKEVVPVPVLPGAPTLEVIEGAEEIRIKAEKVEAVEAIVKTAKEEPEKVAKIIKSWLRSKG, from the coding sequence ATGGCGGACATAAGGGAAGCCTTAAACAACCTTAAGGAAAGGTTCCTGGCTCTATCCACAACCCAGAAGATTGCCCTTGTGGCAGTGCCTCTTCTTGCCCTCGGCGTTCTCTTGGCAGTAGCTCTTCTTGCCACAAAGCCAAATTATACGGTTCTCTATTCTGGGCTTTCTCAGGAAGACATGTCTGCAGTTATGTCGGAGCTTGACAAAGATGGTGTGAATTATAAAATCGGTCAGGATGGAAAAAGTATACTAGTCCCAGAACCCCAAGTTAGGGATATAAGGCTAAAGCTGGCAGCAAAAGGCATTCCCAGTAAGGGGATAGTAGGCTATGAAATCTTTGACAAGACTGGTATAGGCGTCTCCGACTTTCAGAATCAGGTAAACTTCAAAAGGGCAGTAGAAGGCGAGCTTGCCAGGACAATCTTGAGAATGTCTGGTATTGAAGATGTGAGGGTAAGCATAGGTATGCCACAAAAATCTATCTTTCTCAGGGAAGAGGAAGAGCCAACCGCAAGCGTTTTTGTAAAACTAAAACCGGGCTATGAGCTTACACCAGAGCAGGTAAAAGCTATAAGAAACCTTGTTTCTGCTAGCGTTCCAAGGCTAAAGCCAAAGAATGTGGTGGTGGTGGACGATAAGGGTAGGGATCTTACCGCCATGTTAGAGGAAACAGAAGGCACTGTCCACGATAAGGAGTTAAAGCTGAAGGCGGAGTTTGAAAGAAGGCTTGAAAGAGAAGTGCAAAGAGCCTTGGAAGAGGCTATAGGTTTTGGCTCTGTAAAGGTTAAAGTTTCTGCAGACCTTGATTTTACCAAGAGGGAACAGAAGGAGGAAATCTATGACCCAGACATGACCGCAGTGGTAAGCCAACAAAAGAAGAAGGAAAGAACCACCACGGGCGGTGGTGCAGGTGTCCCTGGGGCACAAGCAAATATTCCACCGGGTGCAGGTGTGGTGGTGGGAGCAGGTCAAGTTCTCACTGAAAAGAGCGAAACCATAACAAACTACGAAGTTAGTAAGAAGGAGGTCTACAGCGTTGACCCGATGATAAAGGTCAAAAGGCTCAGCGTGGGAGTTATTGTAGATGCAAACATAAAGAACCTTGACTTGGAAAAGGTCAAAAGGATAGTGTCCGCATCAGCAGGAATAAACCCCCAGCGAGGCGATGTGCTAACTGTAGAAGCCATACCCTTCCAGAAACCACCCTTTGAAAAACCTACACCAGACTATGAAAAGTATGTAAAACTTGGTCTTCTTGTTTTTCTAGTGCTTACCGCAAGCATAATAGCCCTACTTGTCTTAAGAAGGCTTCTTAGAAGAAAGGAAGTTGTGCCAGTTCCAGTCCTTCCAGGTGCACCCACCCTTGAGGTTATAGAGGGTGCTGAAGAGATAAGAATAAAGGCGGAAAAGGTGGAAGCGGTGGAAGCCATAGTAAAAACAGCGAAAGAAGAACCAGAAAAGGTTGCAAAGATAATCAAGAGCTGGTTAAGGAGTAAAGGCTAA
- the fliE gene encoding flagellar hook-basal body complex protein FliE, whose product MEIRIIDGFLKEKLSLNKREKGDFLQELGEFVQWVNREQQRAEAIKEAVLKGAEIPLHQMVVEFEKAKTALNLLIQIRNKLIEAFQEINRMQV is encoded by the coding sequence ATGGAGATAAGAATCATAGATGGGTTTTTGAAAGAGAAGCTAAGCCTTAACAAAAGGGAAAAGGGGGATTTTTTGCAAGAGCTTGGTGAGTTTGTCCAGTGGGTAAACAGAGAGCAGCAGAGGGCAGAAGCTATAAAAGAGGCAGTTCTCAAAGGTGCTGAGATACCTCTTCATCAGATGGTAGTGGAGTTTGAAAAGGCGAAGACTGCACTGAACCTTCTTATTCAGATAAGGAACAAGCTGATTGAAGCCTTCCAAGAAATTAACAGGATGCAGGTGTAA
- the flgC gene encoding flagellar basal body rod protein FlgC, which translates to MMDLFRTFDVSASGMQAQRIRFNTIASNLANFESYRTTGEPFRKLEPVFEALEDQIQKGLVPVRVREIRESNEPFRLVFDPTNPRADAEGFVRLPNVELVKEMADMISAMRSYEANLNAFKTTREMAQRVLELWR; encoded by the coding sequence ATGATGGACCTTTTTAGAACCTTTGATGTATCCGCAAGCGGAATGCAAGCTCAGAGGATAAGGTTTAACACCATAGCCAGCAATCTGGCAAACTTTGAATCCTATAGAACTACCGGTGAGCCCTTTAGGAAGTTAGAGCCTGTTTTTGAGGCCTTGGAAGACCAGATTCAAAAGGGGCTTGTGCCCGTCAGAGTTAGGGAAATAAGGGAATCCAATGAACCCTTCCGCCTTGTTTTTGACCCTACAAACCCAAGGGCGGATGCGGAAGGTTTCGTAAGACTTCCCAACGTAGAGCTGGTCAAGGAGATGGCGGACATGATATCTGCCATGAGGAGCTACGAGGCAAATCTCAACGCCTTTAAGACCACAAGAGAGATGGCACAGAGGGTTCTTGAACTATGGAGATAA
- the flgB gene encoding flagellar basal body rod protein FlgB — MDIFKGADKVMPYLNYAWKRHKVILSNIANADTPNYRTKDVAFSLEEGGKLKTTRPRHIKPASSEDFKVFEVRKRLLGNDLNDVSMEEEMAKLNQNRIAYEVYMRFATGSLDKLNNIIKEGRQ, encoded by the coding sequence ATGGATATTTTCAAGGGAGCGGACAAGGTAATGCCCTATCTTAACTACGCCTGGAAGAGGCATAAGGTAATTCTTAGCAACATCGCTAACGCGGACACGCCTAACTATAGAACTAAAGATGTAGCCTTTAGTCTGGAAGAGGGGGGAAAGTTAAAAACCACAAGACCGCGACATATAAAACCCGCAAGCTCCGAGGACTTCAAGGTCTTTGAGGTAAGGAAAAGGCTTTTGGGTAATGACTTAAACGATGTAAGCATGGAAGAGGAAATGGCAAAGCTGAACCAAAACAGGATAGCCTATGAGGTCTACATGAGGTTTGCCACTGGAAGCCTTGATAAGCTAAACAATATAATAAAGGAGGGTAGGCAATGA